One genomic segment of Stegostoma tigrinum isolate sSteTig4 chromosome 21, sSteTig4.hap1, whole genome shotgun sequence includes these proteins:
- the LOC125462925 gene encoding probable G-protein coupled receptor 139, producing the protein MYWNLAMMDWNNTTLDLNLRTNDWNVTTIDWNILTMVQNVRTVDGNGKTLGRSFIEMLNSFSATFDRKQMKSRIRMVLRIMQFIYYPILAIVAVPANVVTIVILSQKTCGLSRCVSHYLVAMAIADLLVIIFDLILRHIPFVCLEERHFLEDIPVCNIHAILLYAATDCSVWFTVTFTFDRFVAICCPNLRSKYCNVKTAAAVLATVTGVSCLKNIFWYFMFTHKYHNKSRPWFCWVTWDVRFSSAWGALELCHYILTPGVAFILILLLNVLTVRHIAVTSRSRRRLHQQSNRRNAKDPEMKSRQNSIILLFLISGNFILLWAVSMVYSINWRMNFLGNETVYLPLFVMDLGYMLQMLSCCTNTLIYVITHPKFREHLKNIVHYPFTPIVKCIVH; encoded by the exons atgtattggaatctggcaatgatggattggaacaatacaacactggatTTGAATCTGAGAACAAAtgattggaatgttacaacaatagATTGGAATATTTTGACAATGGTTCAAAATGTGAGAACAGTTGATGGGAATGGTAAAACATTGGGAAGGAgtttcattgagatgttgaattCTTTTTCTGCTACTTTTGATCGGAAGCAAATGAAATCTCGCATTCGAATGGTCCTTCGGATTATGCAATTCATTTATTATCCGATTCTCGCTATTGTTGCAGTGCCTG ccaacgtagtaacaattgtgatcctgtcccagAAAACTTGTGGTCTCTCTCGATGTGTCTCTCATTACCTGGTAGCCATGGCAATAGCAGATCTCCTGGTCATTATCTTTGACCTCATATTGcgacacattccatttgtctgTTTGGAAGAGCGTCATTTCTTAGAAgatatccctgtgtgtaatattcatgctatcctgctttatgcagccactgactgttctgtttggttcaccgtcactttcacctttgatcgatttgtcgccatttgttgcccaaatctgagaagtaaatattgcaacGTGAAAACAGCAGCCGCggttctggcaacagtgactggagtgagctgtttgaagaacattttctggtattttatgtttactCATAAGTATCATAACAAGAGCAGACCCTGGTTTTGTTGGGTCACATGGGATGTGAGGTTTTCTTCAGCCTGGGGAGCACTCGAGTTGTGTCATTACATACTAACACCAGGagttgcctttattctcattctgcttctcaatgttttaacggttagacacattgcagtgacGAGCAGATCCCGCAGGAGACTTCATCAGCAGAGCAACAGAAGGAATGCcaaagacccagagatgaagagtcgacaaaattccataattttattgtttcttatttCAGGGAATTTCATTCTATTATGGGCAGTATCTATGGTGTATTCCATAAATTGGAGAATGAATTTTTTGGGAAATGAGACTGTATATCTGCCTCTTTTTGTAATGGACCTGGGCTACATGCTCCAGATGCTGAGTTGTTGCACAAACACTTTGATCTATGTCATCAcacatcctaagttcagagagcatttgaagaatattgtgcactatccctttactccaattgtgaaatgtattGTACATTGA